From Pseudoalteromonas rubra, one genomic window encodes:
- a CDS encoding efflux RND transporter periplasmic adaptor subunit codes for MMKNLTHRVGLILLLLASHHALAERIVTTARVIENHRGITSELVAEVVDSDATVLSSYTSAHVVKIKKAGERVNAGDTIAQLDTQFLVLSEQRKRYEIRQTEVQVGYLSVELKRLETLSQTQSVNRSELDQITYELATAKTKLAELEISLTEIQRHIALSTIRATDSGFVAETFVRRGEYVQQGDAIARVNSFDDIELSSQLPIELLDHIDEHAELIIESELQRPKRIGIAKLARVVPEVSVGTGAVTLFVEPEQALKKHLVLGSNLTITLKISIPDSLVIPGDALIPRGEDSFVYKLKADSSVEKAAVKVLAGVNGNYVVTGALSPGEVVVTRGGLGLKPGDVVKVDERVAQL; via the coding sequence ATGATGAAAAACTTAACGCACCGGGTCGGGCTGATTTTATTGCTACTGGCATCTCACCATGCTCTGGCTGAGCGGATAGTCACGACTGCCAGGGTTATCGAGAATCACCGAGGGATAACCAGTGAATTAGTGGCTGAGGTCGTCGACTCTGACGCAACAGTCCTTTCAAGTTACACCAGCGCACATGTAGTGAAGATAAAAAAGGCCGGTGAGCGTGTCAATGCGGGCGACACAATCGCTCAGCTGGACACGCAGTTTCTGGTCTTATCGGAGCAAAGGAAACGCTATGAGATCCGCCAGACAGAGGTCCAGGTCGGGTATCTGAGTGTTGAACTGAAACGGCTGGAAACTTTATCGCAAACACAAAGTGTCAATCGCTCTGAGCTGGACCAAATAACCTATGAATTGGCGACGGCAAAAACCAAGTTAGCCGAGCTGGAAATCAGCTTAACCGAAATCCAACGACATATTGCACTGAGTACAATCCGGGCGACGGACAGTGGGTTTGTCGCCGAGACTTTTGTCCGTAGGGGGGAGTATGTTCAGCAAGGTGATGCAATCGCCAGAGTGAATAGTTTTGATGATATTGAACTGTCCAGCCAATTGCCTATCGAGTTGTTGGATCATATAGATGAGCATGCTGAGCTGATCATCGAGAGCGAACTACAAAGACCTAAACGCATAGGAATTGCAAAACTGGCCAGGGTTGTGCCTGAGGTGAGTGTCGGTACAGGCGCTGTGACCTTATTCGTTGAACCAGAGCAGGCCTTGAAAAAGCACTTAGTACTGGGTTCTAACCTGACCATCACACTCAAAATTAGCATTCCAGATAGCCTGGTGATCCCAGGAGATGCATTGATCCCCAGAGGCGAAGACAGTTTCGTTTATAAACTGAAGGCAGATAGCTCGGTTGAAAAGGCAGCTGTGAAAGTGCTGGCCGGGGTAAATGGCAACTATGTCGTGACCGGGGCGCTGTCTCCCGGCGAAGTGGTGGTTACCCGTGGTGGGTTGGGTCTCAAGCCAGGGGATGTTGTTAAGGTGGATGAAAGGGTGGCTCAGTTATGA
- a CDS encoding winged helix-turn-helix domain-containing protein translates to MNGNSVNREIWLEDNQVTVGQFQIDFKKTRLYNTEIAEEQENHVIKLEPLTMELLCYLVKRRGDYVSQKELLDHVWDGRVVSDNAIRRVVKKLRDALGDDVKSPTYIKTVPSKGYLLIAEVSIEAVTQGNGPDHTTELSQTSDYEYIHKKSKTKAKALYFILIIAFSCVAGYAYYALPSQVAVKQVKTVTSMSGEEGWADYHKETDMVIYSHRKDVSGFFGLYIKSLSTNVTKRLSAGDANYYSAKFSKTGKQIALQRQKGSQAELVILTLNDTMDVSNEEVIYRYDTLQPNLSWSPDYRALYFSLKKEPDYPNTIFKIDIDSKRLTQVTYPDFNPHGDYFSALSPDGLHLGVLRYSNYQRTHLIILELASGKVQSNTVLDFIPPNIVWDDDSSGVYLANSNEIHFFDTRTNELNAHVQTAFGLSSIYSTCGDNCLLVGKEDKNVRDIAEIKNPFLQENIYNLFEFSLSGKEGHPDYLADSDKIIFRYEFDNIPQIVTYSTTGEMDLLTEFTEHHSISNLDYHHASRSVLGILDHQLFVLDINTKQIRYLTTQLENIQNPSWSNDGRSIYFSRKEGNQFWLVRHNVDDGKSEQIVPDVLSAREGTKGQYLFYHQADGQLLKAPLASPQQGTLIANIKPASNTSWHLTDQYVYYSVSDGYQFDLVRTDLNTGESERTLLLKHAFYAKFQIHPNEEKLLLLQRAAPSSDLYNVYF, encoded by the coding sequence ATGAACGGTAACAGTGTTAACAGGGAAATATGGCTCGAAGACAATCAGGTCACTGTAGGTCAATTTCAGATCGACTTTAAGAAGACCCGTCTTTACAACACGGAGATTGCTGAAGAGCAGGAAAACCATGTAATCAAGCTAGAACCTTTGACAATGGAGCTCCTGTGCTACCTGGTTAAGCGCAGGGGTGACTATGTTAGCCAAAAAGAGCTGCTGGATCATGTCTGGGACGGCCGCGTTGTGTCTGATAATGCCATCCGCAGAGTGGTTAAAAAGCTCAGGGATGCGCTCGGCGATGACGTCAAATCACCCACCTACATCAAAACGGTACCCAGTAAAGGTTACTTACTCATTGCTGAGGTCAGTATTGAAGCAGTCACACAAGGTAACGGACCTGATCACACCACTGAGCTTTCTCAGACCTCAGACTATGAATATATACATAAGAAATCAAAAACAAAAGCTAAGGCACTGTATTTTATACTTATAATTGCTTTTTCTTGTGTCGCAGGGTATGCCTATTATGCGTTGCCGAGCCAGGTGGCCGTAAAACAGGTAAAAACGGTCACCAGCATGTCCGGTGAGGAAGGATGGGCGGATTATCACAAGGAAACCGATATGGTGATCTATTCTCACCGCAAAGATGTGTCAGGTTTTTTTGGTTTATATATCAAATCGCTTTCTACCAATGTAACAAAAAGGCTCAGCGCGGGAGATGCCAACTATTATTCTGCCAAGTTCTCCAAAACGGGTAAGCAAATCGCGCTGCAGAGACAAAAAGGCAGTCAGGCCGAATTAGTCATACTGACACTCAACGACACCATGGATGTGTCTAATGAAGAGGTCATTTATCGTTATGATACTTTACAGCCCAATTTATCCTGGTCGCCAGATTACAGGGCGCTGTATTTTTCTTTGAAAAAAGAACCGGACTATCCCAACACTATTTTCAAAATTGATATCGACAGCAAGCGCTTAACTCAAGTCACTTACCCTGATTTTAACCCGCATGGCGATTATTTTTCCGCCCTGTCACCAGATGGGCTGCATCTGGGCGTGCTGAGATATTCAAACTACCAACGCACGCATTTAATTATCTTAGAGCTCGCTTCCGGAAAAGTGCAAAGCAATACTGTGTTAGATTTTATTCCACCTAACATTGTATGGGATGACGACAGCTCAGGGGTTTATCTGGCCAATAGTAATGAAATCCATTTCTTTGATACCCGAACAAATGAACTGAACGCCCATGTTCAAACCGCCTTTGGATTATCTTCAATTTACAGTACATGCGGCGACAATTGCCTGCTGGTGGGTAAAGAAGATAAGAACGTGCGGGACATTGCAGAAATCAAAAATCCATTTTTGCAGGAAAATATCTACAACCTGTTTGAGTTTTCTCTCTCTGGTAAAGAAGGTCACCCTGATTACCTGGCTGATTCTGACAAAATAATCTTTCGATATGAATTTGACAACATACCGCAGATCGTCACTTACTCGACAACGGGCGAGATGGATTTATTAACCGAATTTACAGAACATCACAGTATCAGTAATCTGGATTATCATCACGCGAGTCGTTCTGTACTGGGCATTTTGGATCACCAACTTTTTGTCCTGGATATTAATACCAAACAGATCCGCTATCTCACTACGCAACTGGAAAACATTCAAAACCCCAGTTGGAGTAATGATGGTCGTTCTATTTACTTCTCGCGAAAGGAAGGGAACCAATTCTGGCTGGTGCGCCACAATGTTGATGATGGTAAATCTGAGCAGATAGTACCTGATGTATTAAGTGCACGCGAAGGCACCAAGGGCCAATATCTATTTTACCATCAAGCTGATGGCCAGCTGCTCAAAGCCCCACTTGCCAGCCCGCAACAAGGCACCTTGATAGCCAATATCAAACCTGCCTCCAATACATCCTGGCACCTAACCGATCAATACGTCTATTACTCTGTGTCTGACGGGTATCAATTCGATCTGGTCCGTACGGATCTGAACACGGGAGAATCTGAGCGTACCTTGCTACTGAAACATGCATTCTATGCAAAATTCCAAATTCACCCAAACGAAGAGAAGCTCTTACTTCTGCAAAGGGCGGCACCGAGCTCAGATCTATATAATGTGTACTTTTAG
- a CDS encoding efflux RND transporter permease subunit, with amino-acid sequence MNHAILKSPHYVVSFFLVIIILGITAIPKLPVQLLPDIGEDRIVVGNFWPGASPMEMERQIVEPVEELLSKVPGVLRYETDTGTGFAWVNMTFQPGTDMQEAYIEVIDKMNQFNTRPNTALEPIIQNKSKDNKGSIAGLVLFPNGAGVTADRSLYTDVFEKFVRPRILAIPGISNLSPLASTEQRIDIIFDPEKLAKYALTIDQMLNLLRNSLDQSVGIVEQGTRNFAVRFEGRRDIAELNGLVIAKNEQKVVTLGDVAYIENAFVTDSSPVYWKRQQAFYVSVNAANGSNALASLAQLKQVITELNTTVLPELGVQVELTKDDSKTIKSAVAMVQNNLILGVILSTLILFLFVRKLPVIAMIFISLPISILATFLAMQMLGRTFNVISLAGIALSTGMILDAAIVVVETAVRYREQGEKTLDAVRKTMSEVSGALVNSVVSSIIVFAPILLMQSAEGKLFHDLAITISSALGASLFFALLLLPLLLRYLLPIVKVQNTTGGFVERVSAYLANMVVSTRNRVVMLVVLVLLPLIGLILLAPKLNILPQVEGTRVNVSVSVNQSMNNEALTRELLMPVNRLIEESQEQNDGPQVEKFLSFVSGSSSIQLVLYPKDPARAEELKTWATETLQSEFVHANVYASFNSLLGFGLSTNRRVTIDFTGTSLDDLQIIGREVYEHLNTHMGYANPWSNTPLYNDDPQIIFTPKDNQLLELGESQYNLSQKLRALTDGVYIGEYSNGTKNLPIYIKGEDWRAINHVMDTPLYFPLENEVTLLRTLVDYELDVGPSSLYRLNGFRTLSINVTPPPSMPLSSFIEDLKVQVTPIIDTHMPESVSVSYRGSASKLNALISDMLQQFSFAMLILFLLVSGWFKSFRNGLAIMLSLPIALIGGMLALNVVNLVSYQPLDVISMMGFIILIGLVINNAILFVGHFNELDSNRFSVSEKIQSAIKSRARPIYMSTLTSIFGMLPLALIPGVGSEIYRGLAIVIVGGMTFSAVFSLSVMAALLSLPIFTRNESEYEATQPVEIT; translated from the coding sequence ATGAATCACGCAATATTAAAAAGCCCTCACTATGTGGTGAGCTTTTTCCTCGTCATTATTATTCTGGGTATTACGGCTATACCCAAGTTACCGGTTCAGTTGCTTCCTGATATTGGTGAGGACCGGATAGTGGTGGGGAACTTCTGGCCTGGTGCCTCTCCTATGGAAATGGAGCGGCAAATTGTCGAGCCTGTCGAAGAGCTACTCAGCAAGGTGCCCGGTGTGTTGCGGTATGAAACGGATACCGGAACAGGCTTTGCCTGGGTGAATATGACCTTCCAGCCAGGCACGGATATGCAGGAGGCATACATCGAAGTCATCGATAAGATGAATCAATTCAATACACGCCCAAATACCGCTCTTGAGCCGATTATTCAGAACAAGTCCAAAGACAATAAAGGCAGTATTGCTGGCTTGGTGTTGTTTCCCAATGGCGCCGGTGTCACAGCAGATAGAAGCTTATACACAGACGTATTTGAAAAGTTTGTCAGGCCGCGGATCCTGGCAATCCCTGGGATCAGTAACCTGTCACCTTTGGCATCAACCGAGCAACGTATTGATATTATTTTTGATCCTGAAAAGTTGGCGAAGTATGCGCTAACAATAGATCAGATGCTCAACCTGCTGCGCAACTCGCTGGACCAAAGTGTGGGCATTGTTGAGCAAGGGACACGCAATTTTGCGGTACGATTTGAAGGGCGACGAGACATTGCTGAGCTAAATGGCCTGGTTATTGCCAAAAATGAACAAAAGGTCGTGACCCTTGGCGATGTGGCGTACATTGAGAACGCATTCGTCACAGACTCTTCCCCTGTATATTGGAAGCGTCAGCAGGCTTTTTATGTCAGTGTCAACGCTGCCAATGGCTCGAACGCCTTGGCGTCACTGGCACAACTGAAGCAGGTGATCACAGAATTGAATACAACGGTATTGCCAGAGTTGGGTGTGCAAGTCGAACTGACCAAGGATGATTCAAAAACTATTAAGAGTGCGGTGGCGATGGTGCAAAATAACCTGATCCTTGGGGTGATTCTGTCGACTTTAATCCTGTTCTTGTTTGTTCGAAAACTGCCCGTGATAGCGATGATTTTTATCAGTTTGCCGATTTCGATATTGGCGACATTTTTGGCCATGCAAATGTTAGGGCGAACATTCAATGTCATTTCACTGGCTGGTATTGCGCTGTCCACCGGGATGATCCTGGATGCCGCCATTGTGGTGGTTGAAACGGCGGTTCGGTATCGTGAACAAGGTGAGAAAACACTCGATGCGGTGCGAAAAACCATGTCAGAAGTCTCGGGGGCGCTGGTGAACTCTGTTGTATCAAGTATCATCGTGTTTGCGCCGATCCTGTTAATGCAAAGTGCTGAAGGCAAATTATTCCATGATCTGGCGATCACCATTTCTTCTGCGTTGGGTGCCTCTTTGTTTTTCGCACTACTCTTATTACCCCTGTTACTGCGCTATTTATTGCCCATCGTTAAAGTGCAGAATACAACGGGTGGATTTGTTGAACGTGTGTCAGCTTATCTGGCCAATATGGTGGTCAGTACACGCAACCGGGTGGTCATGTTAGTTGTGTTAGTGTTACTTCCTCTGATTGGCTTGATCTTACTGGCGCCAAAATTAAACATTCTGCCGCAGGTTGAAGGCACACGGGTAAACGTGTCTGTTAGTGTGAATCAGAGTATGAATAATGAGGCTCTGACGCGAGAGTTATTGATGCCTGTTAATCGGCTAATCGAGGAGAGTCAGGAGCAGAATGACGGACCGCAGGTTGAGAAGTTCCTGTCTTTTGTTTCAGGCAGTTCATCGATTCAGCTGGTACTTTATCCTAAAGATCCTGCTCGTGCTGAGGAGTTGAAAACATGGGCTACAGAAACGCTGCAGAGCGAATTTGTACATGCCAATGTGTATGCGAGTTTTAACTCGTTGCTAGGGTTTGGCTTGTCGACCAATCGACGGGTAACCATCGACTTTACCGGGACCTCATTGGACGATTTGCAAATCATAGGTCGTGAGGTTTACGAGCATCTTAATACCCATATGGGATATGCTAACCCCTGGAGTAATACCCCTTTATACAATGATGACCCGCAGATTATCTTCACACCCAAAGATAACCAGCTGCTGGAGCTTGGAGAGTCTCAATACAATCTGTCGCAAAAGCTCCGGGCATTGACTGATGGAGTATACATTGGTGAATACTCCAATGGCACAAAGAACTTACCTATTTATATCAAGGGAGAAGATTGGCGGGCCATTAATCATGTTATGGATACACCGCTTTACTTTCCATTGGAAAATGAGGTCACTCTGCTGCGTACTTTAGTTGATTATGAGCTGGATGTAGGCCCTAGCTCATTGTATCGGCTTAACGGGTTTCGTACGTTGTCTATCAATGTAACCCCGCCACCAAGTATGCCCTTGTCGTCCTTTATTGAGGACTTAAAGGTGCAGGTGACGCCGATTATTGACACGCATATGCCTGAATCCGTATCAGTGTCATACCGCGGCAGCGCAAGTAAACTGAATGCCCTTATTTCAGATATGTTGCAACAGTTTAGTTTTGCCATGCTGATACTGTTTCTGCTGGTATCCGGATGGTTTAAATCATTCAGAAACGGCTTGGCGATTATGTTGTCACTGCCCATCGCACTGATTGGTGGCATGTTGGCACTGAATGTGGTTAATCTGGTGAGTTACCAACCGCTGGATGTGATCTCTATGATGGGTTTCATTATTCTCATTGGTCTGGTGATTAACAATGCCATTTTATTTGTCGGGCATTTCAATGAACTAGATAGCAATCGCTTTTCTGTCAGTGAAAAAATCCAGTCAGCTATCAAGTCGCGAGCAAGGCCCATTTATATGAGTACCTTGACCAGTATTTTTGGCATGTTGCCATTGGCTTTGATACCAGGTGTGGGGTCGGAAATTTACCGAGGTCTGGCGATTGTGATTGTGGGTGGTATGACTTTTAGTGCTGTGTTTTCGTTATCCGTGATGGCTGCCTTGCTAAGCTTACCCATTTTTACCCGGAACGAATCTGAGTATGAGGCGACTCAGCCTGTCGAAATTACTTAA
- the atpD gene encoding F0F1 ATP synthase subunit beta: MSLGKVVQIIGAVVDIEFPQDNVPAVYDALKVTEGDLAGLTLEVQQQLGGGVVRGIALGSTDGLRRGTSVEGTAEPIKVPVGTATLGRIMNVLGDAIDEAGPIGEEERWSIHRAAPSYEEQSSSVELLETGIKVIDLVCPFAKGGKVGLFGGAGVGKTVNMMELIRNIAIEHSGYSVFAGVGERTREGNDFYHEMNDSNVLDKVSLVYGQMNEPPGNRLRVALTGLTMAEKFRDEGRDVLFFVDNIYRYTLAGTEVSALLGRMPSAVGYQPTLAEEMGVLQERIASTKTGSITSIQAVYVPADDLTDPSPATTFAHLDATVVLSRDIASLGIYPAVDPLDSTSRQLDPLVIGNEHYETARGVQTVLQRYKELKDIIAILGMDELSDEDKQVVSRARKIQRFLSQPFFVAEVFTGAPGKYVSLKDTISGFKGILNGEYDDMPEQAFYMVGSIDEAIEKAKNM; this comes from the coding sequence ATGAGTTTAGGTAAGGTCGTCCAAATTATCGGCGCCGTTGTGGACATCGAGTTCCCACAAGACAACGTGCCAGCCGTATATGACGCACTAAAAGTTACAGAAGGCGACCTGGCTGGTTTGACACTAGAAGTGCAACAGCAGCTAGGTGGCGGTGTGGTACGTGGTATCGCACTAGGTAGTACTGACGGTCTGCGCCGTGGTACTTCAGTAGAAGGTACAGCTGAACCAATCAAGGTTCCAGTTGGTACAGCAACACTTGGTCGTATCATGAACGTACTGGGTGACGCAATTGATGAAGCCGGCCCAATCGGTGAAGAAGAGCGTTGGTCAATCCACCGCGCTGCACCTTCATACGAAGAGCAAAGCAGCTCAGTTGAGCTACTTGAAACAGGTATCAAGGTAATCGACCTTGTATGTCCGTTCGCTAAGGGTGGTAAAGTTGGTCTGTTCGGTGGTGCTGGTGTAGGTAAAACCGTAAACATGATGGAACTTATCCGTAACATCGCAATCGAGCACAGCGGTTACTCTGTATTCGCCGGTGTTGGTGAGCGTACGCGTGAGGGTAATGACTTCTACCATGAGATGAACGACTCAAACGTACTAGACAAAGTATCGCTAGTATACGGTCAGATGAACGAGCCACCGGGTAACCGTCTGCGTGTTGCTTTGACTGGTCTGACTATGGCAGAGAAGTTCCGTGACGAAGGTCGTGACGTACTGTTCTTCGTAGATAACATCTACCGTTACACGCTGGCGGGTACTGAGGTATCTGCACTACTAGGTCGTATGCCTTCAGCGGTAGGTTATCAGCCAACTCTTGCAGAAGAGATGGGTGTACTACAGGAGCGTATCGCGTCTACTAAGACTGGTTCAATCACGTCAATCCAGGCCGTATACGTACCTGCGGATGACTTGACTGACCCGTCACCAGCAACGACGTTCGCGCACCTTGATGCAACCGTTGTACTTTCACGTGATATCGCGTCTCTTGGTATCTACCCTGCGGTAGACCCACTAGATTCAACATCTCGTCAGCTTGACCCGCTAGTAATCGGTAACGAGCACTACGAGACTGCACGTGGCGTTCAGACTGTACTTCAGCGTTATAAAGAGCTGAAAGACATCATCGCAATCCTAGGTATGGACGAGCTATCTGACGAAGATAAGCAAGTTGTATCTCGTGCACGTAAAATCCAGCGTTTCCTGTCTCAGCCGTTCTTCGTTGCTGAGGTATTCACAGGTGCACCTGGTAAATACGTTTCACTGAAAGACACTATTTCTGGCTTCAAAGGCATCTTAAACGGTGAATACGATGACATGCCAGAGCAGGCTTTCTACATGGTTGGCTCAATCGACGAAGCGATCGAAAAAGCCAAAAACATGTAA
- a CDS encoding F0F1 ATP synthase subunit epsilon — protein sequence MAMTVRLDVVSAEKSLYSGDVTAIQVTGSEGELGIHPGHAPLLTGLKPGMVRLVTEDKTEEFIYVAGGTLEVQPKTVTVLADVAIRAEEIDEQAAEEAKREAEAQLASGTAGELDYQQAAMQLEEALAQLRLLRQLRK from the coding sequence ATGGCAATGACAGTACGCCTTGACGTAGTGAGCGCTGAAAAGAGTTTGTACTCTGGTGACGTGACTGCGATCCAAGTGACAGGTAGTGAAGGTGAGCTGGGTATTCACCCGGGTCACGCACCACTACTGACTGGCCTAAAACCTGGTATGGTACGTTTAGTAACAGAAGATAAAACTGAAGAGTTTATCTATGTTGCAGGTGGTACGCTGGAAGTTCAACCTAAGACCGTAACTGTCCTTGCTGACGTTGCGATCCGTGCGGAAGAAATTGACGAGCAAGCTGCTGAAGAAGCTAAACGTGAAGCGGAAGCGCAATTGGCTTCAGGCACTGCGGGCGAGCTGGATTACCAGCAAGCTGCCATGCAGCTTGAAGAAGCTCTTGCTCAGCTACGTCTTCTACGCCAGCTGCGCAAATAA
- the atpA gene encoding F0F1 ATP synthase subunit alpha encodes MQLNSTEISALIKQRIEQFEVVSEARNEGTIVSVTDGIIRIHGLADCMQGEMIELPGNRYAIALNLERDSVGAVVMGPYADLKEGVKVKSTGRILEVPVGRGLLGRVVNTLGEPIDGKGAVDNDGFEPVEKIAPGVIERQSVDEPVQTGYKSIDSMIPVGRGQRELVIGDRQTGKTALAIDAIINQKDTGVKCVYVAVGQKASTIANVVRKLEEHGALENTIVVVASASESAALQFLAPFSGCTMGEYFRDRGEDALIVYDDLSKQAVAYRQISLLLKRPPGREAYPGDVFYLHSRLLERASRVNADYVEKFTNGEVKGQTGSLTALPIIETQGGDVSAFVPTNVISITDGQIFLETDLFNAGIRPAVNAGISVSRVGGAAQTKIVKKLGGGIRLALAQYRELAAFSQFASDLDDATRAQLEHGERVTELMKQKQYAPMSVADMSLSLFAVEKGYLQDIEINKVLDFEASLIAFAKSEFAALMTQINETGNYNAEIEAQLKELLEKFKSTQTW; translated from the coding sequence ATGCAACTTAATTCCACAGAAATTTCTGCACTGATCAAGCAACGCATTGAGCAGTTTGAAGTTGTAAGTGAAGCGCGTAACGAAGGTACTATCGTATCTGTTACCGACGGTATCATCCGTATCCACGGTCTTGCTGACTGTATGCAGGGTGAGATGATCGAGCTTCCTGGCAACCGTTATGCTATCGCATTGAACCTTGAGCGCGACTCAGTAGGTGCGGTAGTAATGGGTCCATACGCAGACCTTAAAGAAGGCGTAAAAGTTAAATCAACAGGTCGTATCCTTGAAGTACCAGTAGGCCGTGGTCTGCTAGGTCGTGTTGTAAACACACTTGGTGAGCCGATTGACGGTAAAGGCGCGGTAGACAACGATGGTTTTGAGCCAGTTGAAAAAATCGCACCGGGCGTAATCGAGCGTCAATCAGTAGACGAGCCAGTACAAACTGGTTATAAGTCTATCGACTCTATGATCCCAGTTGGTCGTGGTCAGCGTGAGCTAGTTATCGGTGACCGTCAGACTGGTAAAACAGCACTGGCTATCGATGCTATCATCAACCAAAAAGACACAGGCGTTAAGTGTGTGTACGTTGCGGTTGGTCAGAAAGCTTCGACCATTGCTAACGTAGTACGTAAACTAGAAGAGCACGGCGCTCTTGAGAACACCATTGTTGTTGTTGCATCAGCATCTGAGTCTGCTGCACTACAATTCCTGGCTCCGTTCTCTGGTTGTACTATGGGTGAATACTTCCGTGACCGTGGTGAAGACGCGCTAATCGTATATGATGATCTGTCTAAGCAAGCTGTTGCTTACCGTCAGATCTCACTACTACTTAAGCGTCCACCGGGCCGTGAAGCATACCCAGGTGACGTATTCTACCTTCACTCACGTCTTCTAGAGCGTGCATCACGTGTTAACGCTGATTACGTTGAGAAGTTCACCAACGGTGAAGTGAAAGGTCAAACAGGTTCATTGACGGCATTGCCAATCATTGAAACTCAAGGTGGTGACGTTTCTGCATTCGTACCTACCAACGTTATCTCAATCACCGACGGTCAGATCTTCTTAGAAACTGACTTGTTCAACGCAGGTATCCGTCCAGCGGTTAACGCTGGTATCTCGGTATCTCGTGTAGGTGGTGCAGCGCAAACTAAAATCGTTAAGAAACTAGGTGGTGGTATCCGTCTAGCACTAGCTCAGTACCGTGAACTAGCGGCGTTCTCTCAGTTCGCTTCTGACCTTGACGATGCAACGCGTGCCCAGCTTGAGCACGGTGAGCGCGTAACAGAGCTAATGAAGCAGAAACAGTACGCACCAATGTCTGTTGCTGACATGTCTCTGTCTCTATTCGCTGTTGAGAAAGGCTACCTGCAAGACATCGAAATCAACAAAGTACTTGATTTTGAAGCAAGCCTAATCGCATTCGCGAAAAGCGAATTCGCAGCGCTAATGACTCAAATCAATGAAACTGGTAACTACAACGCCGAGATCGAAGCGCAGCTGAAAGAACTTCTAGAGAAGTTCAAGTCTACGCAAACTTGGTAA
- the atpG gene encoding F0F1 ATP synthase subunit gamma: MASGKEIKSKIGSIKNTQKITSAMEMVAASKMKKAQERVASSRPYAENLRKVIGRIAQANLDFQHPFLVEREVKRVGYIVISTDRGLCGGLNSNEFKYVAKDVKAWKEKGVDATFATLGGKAAGFFKRFGGELEAKKAGLGDAPSVQDVIGPVKVMLKAYEEGKIDRLFVVYNNFVNTMKQEPVIDQLLPLPKAEEEVSAHAWDYLYEPNPEAILETLLVRFIESQVYQGVVENAASEQAARMVAMKAATDNAGGLIDELQLVYNKARQAAITQEISEIVSGSAAV, translated from the coding sequence ATGGCCAGCGGAAAAGAGATAAAAAGCAAGATCGGGAGTATCAAGAATACTCAGAAGATCACCAGCGCAATGGAGATGGTTGCCGCTTCTAAAATGAAGAAGGCACAGGAACGCGTCGCGTCCAGCCGCCCATACGCTGAAAACTTACGCAAAGTGATCGGTCGTATTGCTCAGGCTAACCTTGACTTCCAACACCCGTTCTTAGTTGAACGTGAGGTGAAGCGAGTAGGTTACATCGTTATCTCTACTGACCGTGGTCTTTGTGGCGGCTTGAACTCAAACGAGTTTAAGTATGTAGCGAAAGACGTGAAAGCGTGGAAAGAAAAGGGTGTTGATGCAACATTTGCCACCCTGGGCGGCAAAGCTGCTGGTTTCTTTAAACGTTTTGGCGGTGAGCTAGAAGCCAAAAAAGCCGGGTTAGGAGATGCGCCTTCCGTTCAGGACGTAATTGGTCCTGTTAAAGTGATGCTAAAAGCATACGAAGAAGGCAAAATTGATCGCTTATTCGTTGTGTACAACAACTTTGTGAACACAATGAAGCAAGAGCCTGTTATCGATCAGTTATTACCTTTGCCAAAAGCTGAAGAAGAAGTATCAGCTCACGCTTGGGATTACTTATATGAGCCAAACCCAGAGGCGATTCTAGAGACACTACTAGTGCGCTTTATTGAGTCTCAGGTTTACCAAGGTGTAGTTGAGAATGCTGCCTCTGAGCAAGCTGCCCGTATGGTTGCGATGAAAGCCGCAACAGATAACGCAGGTGGCCTGATTGATGAGTTACAGCTGGTATACAACAAGGCGCGTCAGGCTGCAATCACACAAGAGATCAGTGAGATTGTATCTGGTTCAGCTGCCGTGTAA